CGTGGTATATTTTGCACCTAGGAATTCACAGGTGGGTTGGGTCTGCTGTGGGTTTCTTGCAGTCACTGCATCTATGGGTTGGTTTAAGCTGTCGCTATCTCGTACTGCTTTAGTTTCCTCTCTCGGTGTAATTAAAAAACTGtttcagcaatttttttttttgaaaatatatagCAAAGCCAAAAACGGTAAAATAATACAGAAGAGAAGGAATCTCAGTTACACTAATTCAAAAAACTTCTCCAGAGTGCTGAGTCACGTAAGAAGCGATTCAGTCTGCATATCTGTTTGCATTCCAATATACGTGCACTATCGGAAAAGTAGTCAAACTTCTGACCAGTCTGCGAGTCTGGTTGTGTGTGCCTACTCTTCACCAGATGCCACCTGGTTTTTCCCCGACTGTAGCCGTGGTGGTAAACAGATAGGGAGCAAGCCACGTTGAAGTGATCAACTCATGCACAAATCCTCACCCAACAAACCATTTGCGTAGTCCAGCAAGGAAGATTATATCATTGGACAAACCCCAGTGTCGCCGCTGGCATCCGTCACAGCACTATTGTAATGCGTAAAGAAAGCCCGGTCTTCTGCACGAAGGTTGTCACTTGTGGGCTTGGTAGGATCCGAGGGAGGCTCATGCAGGGATGTCTTTAAGCTCGAAGTTGACTCgagcctttcttctttcttctttatctCCTCTCCCAACAACTCCTCCACCCTTTCTTCCGTAGAAGACGAGCAATAAATTGCTCCATTCCTCTTCTACTAGGTGCAAGAATTTAGGAGATAGTAGAGGCCTCAACCCTGACATCAGGGGCCGCTCCATGCTTTCCAAGTAACTCACAAGCTTTCCAAAACTATGAAGGAATGGACGATATGTTCTCTCCCTCCCACAATCTTCTATACAATCTCTCTGTCCTCCGAGACAAGGTCCAGCAATTGGAAACCCTTGCGGCTGCAGCTCTCTCTCCGAATGAAATCCAGCAGGAATCTATAGTCATGGAAATCTCGAGTGCTGGAGATATTGTTCAGCAGATCATCACTGCAGCCTCATCCACAGCGTATATTCTCCAGCAAATAGGCCTCGATGCCGCTGTCCTGAGTCGTGATCTGCCTCAGCATCAAACGAAAGTACTGTACCAGCAGGGATCCACCGAAGCCATGAACCAAGTCTTCTACAACAACTCGGAAGGTGGTAGGAGTACCGTCATTAGTTTCGAAGTCCAATATCACAATGCCAACCAAAGCAGCAATGCCAGAGATCATGGCATAAGCGTCAGTAGCGGTGGTAATGGAGCTAAAACTGCAGATCATCGAAACATGGGAATGCCTTATGAGGTCGAAAAATGCGGGGAATCGCATACTTTTCCGCTAAATGGATGCGACGACATCATCGAAATGGATGCTGCTGCTCTATTGGCCAAATACAGTCACTACTGCCAAGTGTGCGGCAAGGGGTTCAAGAGGGAAGCGAATTTAAGGATGCACATGAGAGCTCATGGCGACGAATACAAGACCGCCGCAGCTTTGAGCAATCCCTTGAAGAATAGTGGTGGCTCCATGGCACAGAAGAACACTGGATCGGCACAGAGGTATTCGTGTCCCCAAGAAGGGTGCAGGTGGAACAAGAACCATGCCAGTTTCCAGCCGCTCAAGTCGATGGCTTGTGCGAAGAACCACTACAAGCGCAGCCACTGCCCGAAGATGTATGTATGCAACCGGTGCGACCACAAGAAGTTCTCGGTGCTGTCAGACCTCCGCACGCATGAGAAGCACTGTGGGGACCTCCGATGGCGGTGCTCATGCGGGACCAACTTCTCAAGGAAGGATAAGCTCATGGGCCATGTAGCTTTGTTCTCTGGTCATACTCCAGTTAAAAGTTTCTTGGGAAAGTGAATTCCAAATGGATGAAGGTAAGGTGGTCTAGACTTGAAGTATATatgtttttatctttattttatgtTAAGCAACGTAACGTTTTAGGAGTAATTGATTGTTTTTAGCATGTAATAAATTTAGTGCATGAGTTCAGATCACagatgtatgtatctatatccATGTCGAACTCTTAAATAGCTTAGAGCAAAGATGTATGGTAATTTGCTTGTTATTTAGTAAGCATACCTTGAGGTTCACCATAAACACCAAGGCAGGTGTTTCACTGGAATTCTATGTCTCTTTGTAGAGTAGGGAAACTGAAGAAGCCGAAATGCTCTACATGCTAAATTCCTCTCAGTTAATCCTTCTCTACTTCTACTACTAGCTATTCGCTTCTTCCTTCAAATTAGCTCAGTTCTTTTTAAAGCTAAAACTCCCAAACATTTCATCATGTAGTTTCTCCTTGGAATTAATCACAATCACTGAAAAAAATTTTTGTGCATTCATGAATTGCACAAAACATATTAAATCGAGTTAGTTGCTTAGGATTTAGTCATGAATTGAAGACCGATATGAAGTTAACTTCCTATAAATCCattgtagtagtagtagtaatgTCCATGGTCAAATAATCTAAATTAAATACCATGTCATGATTCTTAAATATCTCCTAACCTGTGAATATAATTTAAGGCCACATCTTGTCGAATATATTTTCAAGTTCCTTTGCTGCTTTTAGCCAAGTTCTTCATAGCATGCCCTTTTTCTTTTATGAGTCAACCTTTAACCTAAGTTGAATATGAAAGCCAAACTCAATGTAGTGATTTTTGCTGATTCTGCACAGTCAAACTGTGCTGGTTTTGCTGATAGATTCCTACACTGTTCTGAATTCTAATAAGTTCTTCCTAATTTATAAACATTCACCCTAGCTTTCTTCATTTCACCGAGATCATCTTATATAATATGTGGCGCTCTTCATTAACTGAATATGTATCCAAATAACAATTCTTATACTTGAATATTTTTGAGAAATCAGTTCATCACTGTACAAGAATAACCCTTCCCTGTAAACTTAAATTGCATGCTCAAGTTGTATTATCTTCTATACCTCAAGCTCCACACCTCCACCTTTACCAAATTCAAATGACATCTCTCTTTCATGGTtttaccttgattttgttgtttgAAGCCTACCTACCTCCCCGATCTTCAAAAGCAAatttctttttgatatgatcGGGGAGAAAAGTAATTCCTCAATCCACTCAACTCGAACGTCTCCGACAACAAAATCTAAGAACCATGAAAGTAAGATTTTAAGTCCTTTTTGctttttattaaatatgatAACAGAATTTATTGCAGTGCCTCTGTTTATACTAGTAAGGTCCGAATATCCAAATTTGGGTTAGATTCTTCTTTCCGTTTAAAGAGATCAAAGTTTTCTTAAAATAGTTAGCGACTAGTTACTTGTAATCGGTTTGCCCGATCTATTCAAGCCCAAAGTCTTTTAGATAGGTTTGGACCAAAGTTTGAGGCCCCACGGGGCATGCTAGGTCTAGAAAATAAGCATGCCTATTAAATGGGCTAGACTCTAGCTTGGAGATTAAAGACCGGCCCAAGCTTAGATTGGCCCGAAATTTTAAACCCTAGTTCTTTATGCTTAAATCCTAGCCTTTTTGATATGTAAACTTTATGGAGAAGATCTAGAATCTTAGAGAATCTTATTTTCGCCATTgagtattgaaattactttaggtAATATTTAGTTATTCATATTTAGCATTTTTATGCACTTCCAGTACattttaaaaattgaaaaaaaaggtCAAAAAAGATCAAGTCCTGGCCCAAGTAAAGGCCAGGATTGGGCCAAAAAAGTAGGCCCACAAGCTCGATTGGGTCAGGGCCAGGCCTAAGTAAATCATATTGACCTTCGGCAAATCTTGTCCTCAACCTAATCTAGCTAGCTCGGCTTGTGAATAGATCTAGTGACCAGTATGTTGAAATGTTAAAATCTTCTTAGAGGTAAATCTCATCTTCTATAtcaattatatatttttcatgTCACCCAATTCCTCATAGATTGGAAAATATGTcttgataaaatattataaaagagGATAAAAGTTAATTTGTCCAGATGTTTCAGACCTAAACGACTTTGAAACAGGGTCATCCAGAGCTTGACAGACATGTCCAAGTTATTATATTATAGATCTTGAAAAGATATCCAATTtcactaacaaaaaaaaattcaaaaatagatatgCTAAAGTTATACTTTGAAGAAGATTTGATGTGAGAACTGGTTTGGGTGTAGCAGATATGCTCTGCACCTGCCTGAGGTGGTCAAATGGTCCACAACAATTTTAGTAATCCTCTTGATTCATTCTTGGTTTGAATGCTTGAATTTGATGTCAATCAACTAACAAGCAGGTGCATTTAAAAATGGCCATAGCATTGCATAAATGATTTCATCTTTGATCAAATGATTTTACCTGTAAGACTCTTAAAATcacatagggctcgtttggttcgtgggaaaAAAAGGGAGGAAAATGTGGTCAAtgagaaagtaatgagatgcctcttgtttagttggagtttttaaagaagagagacagaaaagttgtatttccattgGAATATAATtttcacatttcatggaaaagtcttttccatgagaaacatgagaaagttacttccccatgaggcggaaatcacttcatttttatttttttccccaaaaggcccttaagcattaaagaagcattaaaaacctaatttttattaagggcataataggaattatacataactttcccagaaaagtggatggccaaccaaacataagcactttgtaaatttgtcatttttccatggtcaaccaaacataccacaagtactttcctaggtatctcttcgtaggaatttgttttccagaaatcatattcctacgaggaaaaatgcttcctgcaaaccaaacgagcccataggCATTAAGCAATTTCAAACAATATCCATACGTacgcacatacatacatacatacatttgCCGGCCGACTTTATGGAGGATAGTTATTGTAAGTGCATTTGAAACGTATTAATTAAGTTGTCGTTAGTAGAGATGTACCTTGTTATCAAACCTCATACCTCTTTGGGGGTCTTGCAACCAATTACAAGGGACTCGCTAACTTTCTTTGACAGATTACAGCAATCCACATATATAAGGTTATAAGATGCGTTGTGGAGCTTCCATCAAAACGCGAGTCTTTTGCTAATGGACGAAGAGCTTCTGGAAAATCATCACTGAGGAGAGGAAAGATTCTATTCGCCCGGATTCTCCTTGTAGGCCTAGTTTGGTATTGTTCATGGGAAAAAAGAGGCTTGATAGCATCGATTACATTGCATAATGGATGGGTAAAATAACTACCTGAAACATATCTATGTTTTTGGTAAAGGAAATAATTTTGGGAGCCAATTTAGCACATTTGCTCACAAAGCCAGTAAAGGGCGCACTAATAACACCAGGATTAATAACAAACAAAACCAAGCAAACGATTTCATCgctttaattaatttccttagGCATTTAGAGACTAAAACTGACATATACTCATTTTCCTCCATTATAGAGTTTTTTCACCATCCAACATCCTTGTGCACTATCCTCAATTATATATAGAGACTACTACTATAGTTTATCTTAATACATTATGCCATTTAATCAAGTACTAATTAGCCAAAAATATTAAGGCTACAGTCGACAATATTCTAAGCCCTCCAGTACTGCCTTCCACTTCAAACCTAGGGGCACAATGTAATGTTGAAATCAGCTCCAGCACATGAGAagatccctctctctttctctcttcgggtccattcgggtcgggtcggatccattcggtaaacccagacccgacccagaaattgattcgggtccaattttaagaCCCGACCCGAACCCGCGGGTCTTAAAATtcggggtcgggtcgggtctatgcgggtcgggccgggtcgggtctcgggtcaacccgacccatttgcagccttagatTTGCAGTG
Above is a genomic segment from Phoenix dactylifera cultivar Barhee BC4 chromosome 2, palm_55x_up_171113_PBpolish2nd_filt_p, whole genome shotgun sequence containing:
- the LOC103723250 gene encoding protein SENSITIVE TO PROTON RHIZOTOXICITY 2, with translation MDDMFSPSHNLLYNLSVLRDKVQQLETLAAAALSPNEIQQESIVMEISSAGDIVQQIITAASSTAYILQQIGLDAAVLSRDLPQHQTKVLYQQGSTEAMNQVFYNNSEGGRSTVISFEVQYHNANQSSNARDHGISVSSGGNGAKTADHRNMGMPYEVEKCGESHTFPLNGCDDIIEMDAAALLAKYSHYCQVCGKGFKREANLRMHMRAHGDEYKTAAALSNPLKNSGGSMAQKNTGSAQRYSCPQEGCRWNKNHASFQPLKSMACAKNHYKRSHCPKMYVCNRCDHKKFSVLSDLRTHEKHCGDLRWRCSCGTNFSRKDKLMGHVALFSGHTPVKSFLGK